TAGTCGGCCACGTAGCGCGCTTCGAGCCCTGTATCGCGTAGCACGTACTGAGCGATCACCTCATGCGGCACGTCGTCGTCACTCAGCGGTCCGTTGCTAGGCTGCCATAGCCCCGGCTTCTCGCGGTAGCACAACAACAGTTTGGTGCGATCCTCATTTACTACGTAACCGGTCACGAGTTTGGTTTGCTTCCTTCGTTGTCCAAATATTCTCACGTCGCATCATCGAACATCCCAGTGGTTGGCTACGATGTATACATCCATTAATACCGTAACTATGCTCAAATGACGAACATTTCTACTGCATCATAGGGGATGGTGCTGCAGGGCGCAACACAAAAAATAAGAATGGCTTGCTAGAGCAAATTCGGGGCTTCGAGTTGCGTAATAGCCAGCAAATATTCCTTGTCGGGAGTTTGACTCAAGTGCAGTGGGTAGAAATTATTGCGCAACAATTGCCCCGACGCTTCCACCAGCGTCTGCTGCCAAAAGTACCATACCAAAATCGAGTCACCCTTCTCGAACCGCACCGTCCGCACGCCGCCATCGAGCCTAAACTCCACCCGCAGCGAGAGCTTGAGGTGTACGCGCGTATAGCGCGCATGTTTTTCGGCGTTAAAGCCCACCTCCACGCTGTAGAACGAGTCGTCGATATTGAGCAGGTCAAACACAAACCGGTGAATCGGCGCCAGGGTGGCGTTGCTCGGCGAAGTACTAAAGTCGAAATGATGCCGGGTGTGGGTGGAATCGAGCTTGCAGGTGAGCATCAGAATATCGCGCTTGCCCATGCTGTTGGCAATCACGGCCAGCGCGTCATCGGGCGATCGCAGATTGCCTAACGTTCCGCCCAGAAACAGCACCAGGTTGACCGTTGAATCTGGCTCAGGGCGGAGGTACTCATCGGCCAGCAACCGGCCAAAGCGTTCGTGGGTAATATCGAGCTTGTGTCCCTCGAAGGGCACCCGGCCGCCAAACCAGTTGCGGATATTCGCCCCGGCAATCTCCAGCATCTCCGGGCTAATATCGAGGCCAATGTAGCGCCCCAGCGTGCCGCGGTCGAGCAGATGCTGCAAAAGCTCGCGGACGGGAAGAGCATTCCCTAGGCCAATATCCACCACATTGACGCGCCGGTAGCCAGCCAGCAGCGTTTCGAGATACTCAAAATTTGTCCTCAGCAGCAGCTGGGTGCGGTTTACAATGTTGGGCGAATCGTTCTCCGATAAGTGGCTCGAGTACTCGTCCCAGTAGTGTGCCCCGTCGCCAAAATAATTGTAGGCGCGGGGAATCTCTCGGCGCACATCGAGGCCCGAAATAATGTCCTGAATTTCGTCTGGACGGAACACTTCGTAAAATTGCGGACTGGGGCTCACGGTGCGGGTAGTACGGGCATTCCGATATTTTTTGCGCTCAGCCGCCAGTTTATTGAGGGCGCTGATATTGCGCGCCGAGTTTGCGATGTAGGCGCGGCCATTGGCGGTTACCAACTCCAGGTCCAACTTATCGCTCTGAGCAGCCTTAATCCAGTTGAGCACGGTATTGAGTGCCACATGATACGTGGTCGTCAGCTCAGAGTTTTTGAAATATAACAAAACATTCTCTCCGTCAAGAGACAATATTACAAAATGATGAATTTTTCAACCGCAACCTATGCCACGGGCTGCTGGTAGATGCGATCCATAATTTCCTGCGCCGTCATCGCGCTGCCGTCAAACGGCTTGCCGACGCCGAGCTGGAACGTTCGCCACGGGCGGCCGCGCGTCCATTCGATGTGCACCGGAATGATCATCACGTTAGGCTCGTGTGCCAGGGCTTCCACGCCGTGGCGCGTAGGAGTCTCCCCGCGCCGCGTCCGTCGGCCTTCGGGAAAAATCAGCACCGATTTCCCGCGCCGCAGCAGATTCCGCGCGTAGTCCAGCCCATAGGGATGCTTGACATGCGCCTTGGCCGGAAACGATCCCAGCCGCAGCATGGCCCCGCCGTAGAAAGGAATATCAATATAGACGTTGGCCGCGAAATAGTTCAAGGTACCCAGGTGGCGCCAAATGCGATAGGGTAATTGCGTACAAATAAAAAACGGATCCACCCGGCTCTGATGATTGCACGCCAGCACGTAGCGCGAACCATGCACCACATCCAGCTCTTGGAGTTCGCTGACGAATGATCGCCGCCACACAAACGAGAACATATGAAACAAAAACAAAATCACGCGCTGATTGAGGTAGATAACTCTTTGCGCGTGGGCATGTTCGAGCCAGCTCTTCCGCTTTACAACCGTAACTGTCTGAAACGCATGCATAATGGCTTTACGACCCGATTATGGTAACATTAACGCATTATTATGTCAAGATCAAGAGCAACAATTCCAGTCAGTGAGATTCCCATGCCCGGTCATCTCGGCCAGCAGACCGAGGTCATCTATTTTGAGCATGACGGGATGCGGTTCACCGAGCTCACGTCGCCGCAGCAATTGCATGCGGCCTACGAGCTTCGCTACAGAATCTGCGTCGAGAAGCTGCATTGGGTGGAAGGGGACCCGGCTACCCGCACCGAATCGGACGAATTCGATGCTCATTCGTATCATTTCGGCTGCTATTCGGGCCAGGAGCTCGTAGGATACCTGCGCCTTACCAAGGAAACCGCCCCACCCGGCACGATGACGCGCACTTATTTTCCCGAGTTGTGGCATCGTGATCCTCACTATCCCAAAGCCCGTACCGCCGACATCACGCGATTACTTCTCGACCGACCGCGTTTGCCAAACCCCAAGTCGATGCTTCCGGCGCTCCGGGGCCTGTATCGCCTGGCGTACGGTAGATCACAGTTGTGCCGCCCCACCATCCAATATTGGTACTTCATCACCACGCCCAAGCTGCTCGGCGGACTGCGCTGGCGCCTCGGTTTGCCGGTAAAAAAAATCGGCCAAGGTATAACCTCCGACGGAAAAATGACCTACGTCGCGGGCCTAAGCCTCCGGCGGGGCGGGCTGCAGCTACTGCTACTAGCCCCGTGGCGGCTCAACTACTTTCGCTCGGTAGCCCGGCATACCCACCCTCTGCCTGGGCCGAGCCGGCACTGATTGGTAATGTAAACGTAAGAATTATAAACTGAGGCTATGATCGATCTGCCGAGCCTCCTGTTGTTTGTCGCCTCAATCATCAATATCCTGATTGGGCTGAGTATTTTTTTCCGCAATCCCCGGAGCAAATTATTTATTTACTACCTGGGTCTGGCCGTGGCGCTGGCTATCTGGACATCTACCAACGGTCTGTTTCGGATACTGCCGGCCGAGTCGCTCCTCCCCATCGCGCTCATGAGCTATTTTGGCGCCATCCTGGTCGGCATGTTTTTTGCGCTCTTCAATGCCGAATTCACCGGCATTCGGCTGCTGCCAAACTGGGCAGTGCTAGCCGCCGGATGCCTCGTGGCGGTGGGCTCTCTCATACCCGGCGTGTACGCCACGGGCGTAACCGCCAGCCGGTCAATCGTGACCACCGACGGTATCCTCGTGTTTGCCGCCGTCCTGGCCGTATTGCTCCTGGGTGGGTTGACCGAACTCCTCCGCTATATCTGGCGCGCCCGCGGGCTGGCCCGCCGCCAGGCGCAAATCATGGCCCTGGGCATGGGTATCGCCATGGCGATGGGGCTCACCTTCAATTTGGTGCTCCCCCTTTTCCACATCTACGGCTACGTCTACCTGGGGCCCGAATTTACCATGGTGTATCTGGGAGCGCTCGGTTACGCCATTATTCGCACCCGCCTGTTTGATCTGCGGCTGGTGTTTGCTCGGTCGGCTACGTACTTTTTATTGCTCCTAAGTCTCGGTGCAGTGTACAGCACGCTCGTTTTCGGCGCGTCAAAAATTGTATTTGTAGATTCCGCTTCCAGCGCCAACGCGAGCTGGCTCTACACGCTGTTTGCCCTTTTGACATCCTTTAGCTTTCAGCCGCTCCGCCGCTTTTTCGAAAGAGCCACCAATAATGTGTTTTATCGATACCATTACGACTCCCAAGAGGTCATCAACGACTTCTCCAAGATCCTAGTGTCGGAGCTCGATCTCGACCGCATCCTCAAGCGTTCGCTCACCGAGCTGTGCGAGAGCCTGCACATTCAATTTGGCCAGCTCATTATCTACAACGACGAGCGCGTCTACCGCGTGGAACACTACGGCCAGCTGCCCCGGCGCCTCATGGTGGCGCCGGAGCTGGCGCGGCTAGACAAACCCATGCTGGTGGCCGACGAGCTGTCCGGCGGCGAGCGCAAGCAGCTCATGGAAAATCACGGCATTCGCCTGTCGATGACGCTGCGCACCCGCGAGCAATTTGTGGGCCACCTGCTGCTGGGCGACAAGCTGTCCGGCGACATCTATTCCACGCAAGACATCGACCTGCTCGAAATCGTGGGCAAAGAGCTGGCCGTAGCCATTCTCAACGCCAAGGCCTACGCCCAAATCCAAGAATTCAACCTCACGCTCCAGGCCCGTGTGGAGCACGCCACCAACCGGCTGCGTGTAGCCAACCGCCACCTCAAGGAGCTCGACCGCGCCAAAGACGAATTCATTTCCATGGCCTCGCACCAGCTGCGCACCCCGCTCACCACCATCAAGGGCTACCTCTCGATGATGCAAGAAGGCGACGCCGGCAAACTCACCAAGGCCCAGCAAGAATTCGTCGGCTACGCGTTTAGCTCGTCGGAGCGCATGGTCAATCTGATCTCCGACCTCCTCAACGTGTCGCGGCTGTCGGCCGGGCGGTTCCTCATTCAAACCAAGCCTACGGACATGGTGCAAATGATCCGCGATGAGGTGCGGCAATTGAACAATCACGCCACCACCAAAGGCATCAAGCTTATCTTCGAACCTCCGCCCGAGCCACTGCCCCCGGCCGAGATCGACGACAACAAAACCCGCCAGGTGGTCATGAATTTCATCGATAACGCCATCTATTACACCAGCCAGGGCGAGGTCCGCGTGATGCTCGAGCAATCCGGCGACCGGGTGCGGCTGGAGGTGCGCGACACCGGCATCGGCGTGCCCGAGGCTGCCAAGAAAAAACTGTTCAGCAAATTCTTCCGCGCCGACAACGCCCAAATCGTTCGTCCCGACGGCACTGGCCTGGGTTTGTATTTGGCAAAACGCGTAGTCGAAGATCAGGGTGGTACAATAATATTCAATAGCGTCGAGGGCAGAGGCTCGACCTTCGGATTCGAGCTCCCCTTTAAACCCGTAACACCCATTCGAGAGGTTGCCCACCATGGCCGACACCACCACCCCAAATAATGCCGCCGATCAAAAAACTATCCTCATCGCCGAGGACGATCCGTTTATTTCGCGCATGTACCAGATCAAACTCGAGGGCGCCGGCTACCGCGTAGTCGTCAAAAACAACGGCCGCGACGCCTTCGAGGCCGTCAAAACCGAGCATCCCAACCTGGCTGTGCTCGACATTAACATGCCAGAGCTCTCGGGCCTCGAAGTGCTCTCGGCGCTCCAAAATGACAACTTCGATTTTGCCGCCATGCCCGTGATTGTGCTTACCAACTCGTCCGAGATCACCGACCGCAACACGGCCCACGCCTACGGCGCCGAATATCTGGTGAAGGCCGAGCTCACGCCGCGCGAAGTGCTCGACATCATTGGCGCCAAGCTCGGCACCGCTCCGGCCAAAGCCGCCGACTAGGACACGCCGCTCGCTCGCTAAGGCAGCACGAGCGCGTCACGCTCGCGGCGCAGCGTAAAATTGGAGCCCGGCGGCTGCATTAAGCCGGCTTGGGTCGTGACCGCCGTGAGGTACCCGGCCGCCCGCGCTATCTGGATGCTCGTGTCGTTATAGGTGCCGTAGGGATAGGCGAAATGCTTCACCGCGTGGCCGAGCTGGGCCTCGAGCTGCTGCTTGCCATCCGCGATCTCGAGCTGCTGCTCGGCCGCCGGTAACGCTGCCAGGTTGCGGTGGTTGACGGTGTGGCCGCCGATGGTGATGAGGCCGCCCCGGTCGAGCTCGCGAATCTGATCCCACGTCAAATACGCGTCGCCACAGCCACCCCGCGGCTGGAGCGCGTCGCCGTAGCGCCGGCCGGCACCAATGCACCACTTGCTCTGCGCTCCGCCGGTGATGATGTAGAACGTTGCCTTCATGTGGTGGCGTTTCAGGGTATCAACCGCCGCGGTTTGGGCCGCAAAGCCGTCGTCGAAGGTAATCACCACCGGCTTGGGCGGCAGGGCTTCGCCGCGTAGCCCGGCCAACGCCTGGTCCAGGTCGATCACGGTGTAGCCGTACTGTTCCAGGTGCTCCAGCTGCTGCTCAAAATTGGCCGGGGGATAGTGATACAACAAAATCGGCAACCCCACACCGGCCGCCGGCATCGCTCCGCCGGCCGTCGCCGTCCCACTGCCCTTGCCGCTGAGCTCAAAATTCCAGTTGGCCAGCGATTGCTGCAGGCCGCGAATATCCGTCGCGGCCATCGCGAAGTGCCCGCTCTCGGCGTCGAGCTGGATCACCGACAGCTGACGGCTAAGCTCGTCTTCGGATACCACCTGGGAATGAAGGTCGCGCTGCAGCCCCTCGAATTGGTGTACCGACTGTACCACCCGGCCATAAGCCATGCGCAGATCGGCCGGGTAGCTGGTGCTGCTAGCCAGGCTCACCGAGGCGTGCGGCCAGGTGGCCACCACTACCACCGCGCTGGCGAGCAATGCTCCTGCCACCCCTGCAAACCGTAACCAACGCAATATCATCCATTTCAGTATATGATTCCCGTATGAATCCGCAAAACATTCTCATCATCGGCAGCGGCGGCCGCGAACACGCCCTCGCCTGGAAGATTGCCCAGTCGCCCCGGCTCGGTAGGCTCTACGTCGCCCCCGGCAACCCCGGCACCGCCGCTATTGCCACCAATGTTGATCTCAAAGCGACCGACAAAGACGGCCTTGTGGCCTTCGCCCGCGCTCACGACATCGGCCTCACCATCGTCGGCCCCGACGACATCCTGGCGCTCGGCCTGGTCGACGCCTTTGCCGCCGCTGGTTTACGCGCCTTTGGCCCCACGCAGGCCGCCGCCCGCATCGAGTCTTCCAAAGCCTTCAGTAAACAATTAATGACCACCAGCCACATTCCCACCGCCGCTTTTGCCATCTTCAACGACCTGGCCGCCGCCAAGGCCCATCTGGCTCAGCAAACCTTTCCGCTCGTGATCAAGGCCAGCGGTCTTGCCCTGGGCAAAGGCGTGTACATCACCCAGAATCTGGCCGAGGCCGAGCAGGCGTTGGGCGAAATTATGGGCGACAAAATCTTTGGCGAGGCCGGTTCGAGCGTCGTGATCGAAAGCTTTTTAACCGGCCAAGAGGTGTCGATTCATGCCTTTAGCGACGGCCACAGCGCCGCGCTATTTCCGCCGGCCCAAGATCACAAAACTATTTTCGACGGCGATAAAGGCCCCAATACCGGCGGCATGGGCGCGTTTGCACCGGTGCCATGGGTGGAGCCGGCGCTCATGGAGCGCGTCAAAGCCACCGTCGTTGAGCCGGCTCTGGCCGGCCTGGCCGCCGCCGGTTCACCCTTCGTGGGGCTGCTCTATCCCGGCCTCATGGTCGATGGCGACGACATCCAAGTGCTCGAGTACAATGCCCGTTTCGGCGATCCCGAGACCCAAGTGTACCTGCGCCTGCTCGAAACCGACCTCATGGACGTTCTCGATGCCTGTGTCGACGGCCGCCTGGCCGAGCTGGAGATCGAGTGGAGCCCGCAGACGGCCGTAGTGGTGGTGCTGGCCTCGCCCGGTTATCCCGGCAAGCCCACCACCGGCCAGGCCATCACCGGCCTCGAGGCCGCCGCGGCCCTTCCCGGCGTCGAGATTTTTCACGCCGGCACCAAGGCCGCAGACGGCCAGCTGCTCACGGCCGGCGGCCGCGTGCTCGGCGTGAGTGCCGTTGGCGCCGATGTAGCCGACGCCCGCGCCAGAGCCTACGCCGCCGTCAAACTCATCCACTTCGACGGCCTGCAATACCGCACCGACATCGGCGCCAAGGCGCTGCCGCGGTGAAACCCCTCGCCGGCTGCGTCGTCACCAACCCTGCCGGCGATCTGCTGCTGATCCACCGCACCACCCCCGAGCTCACCCAATGGGAGCTGCCCGGCGGCAAAATCGAGCCCGGGGAGTCGGCTGCCGCCGCGGCCGTGCGCGAAGCCCGCGAGGAACTCGGCGTTGAAACGGCCATCGTGCGCGAACTCGGCGCCGCCACCTTTGACCACGCCGCTCGCAGCTGGCACTACACGTGGTTCCTCGCCCGCATCACGGCCGGCGAGCCCCGCCCGGTCGAAGCCAAATTCGACGCCGTCGGCTATATTCCTTGGGCAGACCTCGCCGCCCGCACCGATATTTCCATTAACATCCGCAATCTCATCGCCCAATTCCCCGATCCACCCCACAAAGTTACCTGACATTTGTCATGCCCGTGAAATGTCAGTAAAATCAGTGCACCAACGGGCCTACCTAAGCCGCCGCCTGCTGAGCTTCCAAAAACTTCTTGCCCTTGCCGATCTTCGTATTCACCGGCACGCCCCTGGCGCACAGCTCGCATTCCTCGGCCGGCCACGAAACCACGTTAGTCTCGATTAGCGACACAAAATTGGGCGGGTTGCCGACGTCCGCGACGCTCACGCCCCCGCGATTGAGCATGGCCACCACTCCCACAACCTCACCGCCCGTTTCTCGCACTAGTTCCACGACCTTGCGCACCGATCCGCCAGTGGTGAAGTTATCTTCCACCACCACCACGCGCTTGCCCGCAACGAGCTTGTCGTAGCCGCGCGTAAAAGCAAACTTCTTCTCTGGTCCTTCCACTTTTTCCGCGTACACCGCCAGTGCCTCACGCCCGAGTAATGTGCTCAAATGATACCCGGTCCATTGTGTCAGCACGATGCCGCCGAGCGCCGGACTCGCCACCACCTCCACGTTCCAGTCGCGCATGGCTTCGGCCATCGCCTCGCCCAAACGCGACGAATATTCAGTATGCGGGTACAGCGCATCTTTGTTGATGTAGCTATCGGTGTGCCGCCCGTTGGTGAGAACAAAATGATCGTTTTCAAGCCAGGCATTGCTATCGATAAGCATCTGCTTTAGTTCATCTGCCGTCATACTCACGCGCGGGTCTCCTTCCGGTACCGGTTAATCTCATCACGCAAGTCCACTGCCGCGGCCCGCGGGTCATCAGCAAAGATCACCACGCGCGACGTGCTGATCGTCATGGCCGCCTGCCCGTCCTGGCCCAGTCCGGCCCGCACCGCGTCTGCCACGCTGCCGCCCTGCGCGCCCACGCCCGGCACCAAAATCGGCAATTCCGCCCCCACGATCGCCCGCACCGCCTGCAATTCCTCCGGGTACGTCGCCCCCACCACCAGCGCACAGTTGCCGCGCGTATTCCAGGCGTCGGCTACCTGCTGCGCCACGTGCTGATACAGCGGCCGGCCCTCCACTACCAAATCCTGAAATTCACCCGCCCCCGGATTCGACGTCCGGCATAGCACAATGATGCCCTTATCATCCCATTCCAAGAATTTCCCGAGCGACTCCGCGCCCATATACGGCGCCACGGTCACCGCATCTGCGCCCAAATACTCAAACACATACTCCGTGTAGCCGGCGTTGGTGTTGCCGAT
This portion of the Candidatus Saccharimonadia bacterium genome encodes:
- a CDS encoding L-histidine N(alpha)-methyltransferase, which gives rise to MALNTVLNWIKAAQSDKLDLELVTANGRAYIANSARNISALNKLAAERKKYRNARTTRTVSPSPQFYEVFRPDEIQDIISGLDVRREIPRAYNYFGDGAHYWDEYSSHLSENDSPNIVNRTQLLLRTNFEYLETLLAGYRRVNVVDIGLGNALPVRELLQHLLDRGTLGRYIGLDISPEMLEIAGANIRNWFGGRVPFEGHKLDITHERFGRLLADEYLRPEPDSTVNLVLFLGGTLGNLRSPDDALAVIANSMGKRDILMLTCKLDSTHTRHHFDFSTSPSNATLAPIHRFVFDLLNIDDSFYSVEVGFNAEKHARYTRVHLKLSLRVEFRLDGGVRTVRFEKGDSILVWYFWQQTLVEASGQLLRNNFYPLHLSQTPDKEYLLAITQLEAPNLL
- a CDS encoding lysophospholipid acyltransferase family protein, yielding MHAFQTVTVVKRKSWLEHAHAQRVIYLNQRVILFLFHMFSFVWRRSFVSELQELDVVHGSRYVLACNHQSRVDPFFICTQLPYRIWRHLGTLNYFAANVYIDIPFYGGAMLRLGSFPAKAHVKHPYGLDYARNLLRRGKSVLIFPEGRRTRRGETPTRHGVEALAHEPNVMIIPVHIEWTRGRPWRTFQLGVGKPFDGSAMTAQEIMDRIYQQPVA
- a CDS encoding GNAT family N-acyltransferase, which produces MPGHLGQQTEVIYFEHDGMRFTELTSPQQLHAAYELRYRICVEKLHWVEGDPATRTESDEFDAHSYHFGCYSGQELVGYLRLTKETAPPGTMTRTYFPELWHRDPHYPKARTADITRLLLDRPRLPNPKSMLPALRGLYRLAYGRSQLCRPTIQYWYFITTPKLLGGLRWRLGLPVKKIGQGITSDGKMTYVAGLSLRRGGLQLLLLAPWRLNYFRSVARHTHPLPGPSRH
- a CDS encoding ATP-binding protein encodes the protein MIDLPSLLLFVASIINILIGLSIFFRNPRSKLFIYYLGLAVALAIWTSTNGLFRILPAESLLPIALMSYFGAILVGMFFALFNAEFTGIRLLPNWAVLAAGCLVAVGSLIPGVYATGVTASRSIVTTDGILVFAAVLAVLLLGGLTELLRYIWRARGLARRQAQIMALGMGIAMAMGLTFNLVLPLFHIYGYVYLGPEFTMVYLGALGYAIIRTRLFDLRLVFARSATYFLLLLSLGAVYSTLVFGASKIVFVDSASSANASWLYTLFALLTSFSFQPLRRFFERATNNVFYRYHYDSQEVINDFSKILVSELDLDRILKRSLTELCESLHIQFGQLIIYNDERVYRVEHYGQLPRRLMVAPELARLDKPMLVADELSGGERKQLMENHGIRLSMTLRTREQFVGHLLLGDKLSGDIYSTQDIDLLEIVGKELAVAILNAKAYAQIQEFNLTLQARVEHATNRLRVANRHLKELDRAKDEFISMASHQLRTPLTTIKGYLSMMQEGDAGKLTKAQQEFVGYAFSSSERMVNLISDLLNVSRLSAGRFLIQTKPTDMVQMIRDEVRQLNNHATTKGIKLIFEPPPEPLPPAEIDDNKTRQVVMNFIDNAIYYTSQGEVRVMLEQSGDRVRLEVRDTGIGVPEAAKKKLFSKFFRADNAQIVRPDGTGLGLYLAKRVVEDQGGTIIFNSVEGRGSTFGFELPFKPVTPIREVAHHGRHHHPK
- a CDS encoding response regulator, encoding MADTTTPNNAADQKTILIAEDDPFISRMYQIKLEGAGYRVVVKNNGRDAFEAVKTEHPNLAVLDINMPELSGLEVLSALQNDNFDFAAMPVIVLTNSSEITDRNTAHAYGAEYLVKAELTPREVLDIIGAKLGTAPAKAAD
- a CDS encoding polysaccharide deacetylase family protein, with the protein product MILRWLRFAGVAGALLASAVVVVATWPHASVSLASSTSYPADLRMAYGRVVQSVHQFEGLQRDLHSQVVSEDELSRQLSVIQLDAESGHFAMAATDIRGLQQSLANWNFELSGKGSGTATAGGAMPAAGVGLPILLYHYPPANFEQQLEHLEQYGYTVIDLDQALAGLRGEALPPKPVVITFDDGFAAQTAAVDTLKRHHMKATFYIITGGAQSKWCIGAGRRYGDALQPRGGCGDAYLTWDQIRELDRGGLITIGGHTVNHRNLAALPAAEQQLEIADGKQQLEAQLGHAVKHFAYPYGTYNDTSIQIARAAGYLTAVTTQAGLMQPPGSNFTLRRERDALVLP
- the purD gene encoding phosphoribosylamine--glycine ligase, whose translation is MNPQNILIIGSGGREHALAWKIAQSPRLGRLYVAPGNPGTAAIATNVDLKATDKDGLVAFARAHDIGLTIVGPDDILALGLVDAFAAAGLRAFGPTQAAARIESSKAFSKQLMTTSHIPTAAFAIFNDLAAAKAHLAQQTFPLVIKASGLALGKGVYITQNLAEAEQALGEIMGDKIFGEAGSSVVIESFLTGQEVSIHAFSDGHSAALFPPAQDHKTIFDGDKGPNTGGMGAFAPVPWVEPALMERVKATVVEPALAGLAAAGSPFVGLLYPGLMVDGDDIQVLEYNARFGDPETQVYLRLLETDLMDVLDACVDGRLAELEIEWSPQTAVVVVLASPGYPGKPTTGQAITGLEAAAALPGVEIFHAGTKAADGQLLTAGGRVLGVSAVGADVADARARAYAAVKLIHFDGLQYRTDIGAKALPR
- a CDS encoding NUDIX hydrolase, encoding MKPLAGCVVTNPAGDLLLIHRTTPELTQWELPGGKIEPGESAAAAAVREAREELGVETAIVRELGAATFDHAARSWHYTWFLARITAGEPRPVEAKFDAVGYIPWADLAARTDISINIRNLIAQFPDPPHKVT
- a CDS encoding phosphoribosyltransferase family protein, translated to MTADELKQMLIDSNAWLENDHFVLTNGRHTDSYINKDALYPHTEYSSRLGEAMAEAMRDWNVEVVASPALGGIVLTQWTGYHLSTLLGREALAVYAEKVEGPEKKFAFTRGYDKLVAGKRVVVVEDNFTTGGSVRKVVELVRETGGEVVGVVAMLNRGGVSVADVGNPPNFVSLIETNVVSWPAEECELCARGVPVNTKIGKGKKFLEAQQAAA
- the pyrF gene encoding orotidine-5'-phosphate decarboxylase, with translation MKFSEKLKRAVERSDSLLCVGLDPGYAKLPRGVGQFAFNKAIIEATHDLVCAYKPNAAFYEAHGAEGIEALKQTCDYLRAEHPEIPIIFDAKRGDIGNTNAGYTEYVFEYLGADAVTVAPYMGAESLGKFLEWDDKGIIVLCRTSNPGAGEFQDLVVEGRPLYQHVAQQVADAWNTRGNCALVVGATYPEELQAVRAIVGAELPILVPGVGAQGGSVADAVRAGLGQDGQAAMTISTSRVVIFADDPRAAAVDLRDEINRYRKETRA